A window of Lagenorhynchus albirostris chromosome 11, mLagAlb1.1, whole genome shotgun sequence contains these coding sequences:
- the GPRC5A gene encoding retinoic acid-induced protein 3 — MAPDAPDGCRSNLDPRYYRLCDKKAAWGIVLEALASVGVVTSVAFMIALLVFICKAQDSNRRKVLPTQFLFLLGVLGVFGLPFAFIIRLDGSTGPTRFFLFGILFALCFSCLLVHAFNLTKLVQGRQPLSMLAMLGLALGFSLVQDVIAIEYVVLTMNRTNVDIFSELSPPRRNEDFVMLLIYVFFLMTLTFVTASFTFRGSFTGWKRHGTHIYLTMLLSIAIWVTWVTLLFVPTPGPQWDDTILSSALVANGWVFLLAYIAPELQLLTKQRNPMDYPVEDAFCKPQLMKQNYGVENIAYSQEGITQGTEETGDTFYAPYSTHFQLQNRSSPKDFSIPRAQSRVSPYSDYEGRKDVS; from the exons ATGGCCCCAGATGCCCCCGATGGTTGCCGCTCGAACCTGGACCCCAGGTACTACAGGCTCTGCGATAAGAAGGCAGCCTGGGGTATCGTCTTAGAGGCCTTGGCGTCGGTGGGCGTTGTGACCTCGGTGGCCTTCATGATCGCCCTCCTGGTTTTCATCTGCAAGGCCCAGGACTCCAACAGGCGTAAAGTGCTCCCCACCCagttcctcttcctcctgggTGTGCTGGGGGTCTTTGGCCTCCCCTTCGCCTTCATCATCCGCCTGGATGGCAGCACGGGGCCCACACGCTTCTTCCTCTTCGGCATCCTCTTTGCCCTCTGCTTCTCTTGCCTCCTGGTTCACGCCTTCAACCTGACGAAGCTGGTCCAAGGGAGGCAGCCCCTCTCCATGCTGGCGATGCTGGGCCTGGCCCTGGGCTTCAGTCTGGTGCAGGATGTCATCGCCATCGAGTACGTGGTCCTCACCATGAACAGGACCAACGTCGACATCTTCTCCGAGCTTTCTCCTCCTCGGCGCAATGAGGACTTTGTCATGCTGCTCATCTACGTCTTCTTCCTGATGACGCTGACCTTCGTCACGGCCTCTTTCACCTTTCGGGGATCCTTCACTGGCTGGAAGAGACACGGGACCCACATCTACCTCACTATGCTCCTCTCCATCGCCATCTGGGTGACGTGGGTCACCCTGCTCTTTGTTCCTACCCCCGGCCCCCAGTGGGATGACACCATCCTCAGTTCAGCCTTGGTGGCCAACGGCTGGGTTTTCCTGTTGGCTTATATCGCGCCCGAGCTGCAGCTGCTCACAAAGCAACGGAACCCCATGGATTACCCTGTGGAGGACGCTTTCTGTAAACCTCAGCTCATGAAACAGAACTATGGTGTGGAGAACATAGCTTATTCTCAAGAGGGAATCACTCAAG GTACTGAAGAGACAGGTGACACGTTCTATGCCCCGTACTCCACCCATTTCCAGCTGCAG aatcGGAGCTCCCCAAAGGACTTCTCCATTCCGCGGGCCCAGTCCCGGGTTAGCCCTTACAGTGActatgaaggaaggaaagatgtcAGTTAA